The following are encoded together in the Ovis aries strain OAR_USU_Benz2616 breed Rambouillet chromosome X, ARS-UI_Ramb_v3.0, whole genome shotgun sequence genome:
- the ARMCX1 gene encoding armadillo repeat-containing X-linked protein 1, producing the protein MGRTREAGCVAAGVVIGAGACYCVYRLTWGRDENEIIWNEDDDEEEESRDISETGKGAKANAGAGAGARLQGDAKAKAEVAVELKSGPDVKAEAHSKAESGGGLEAKAKALFSTLKEQASAKAGKAAKLGTIFGTRALAPGFPCLGVRGGGCHPVRSGARAGSKDSGKSKGRTRSKSTRTPALLWPVRKGKFNFPYKIDDILGATDLQKVLNILERSNDPFIQEVALVTLGNNAAYSFNQNAIRELGGLPIIAKLIKTKDPIIREKAYNALNNLSVNSENQGKIKIYISQVCDDTMLCRLDSAVQMAGLRLLTNMTVTNHYQHLLSYSFPDFFALLFLGNYFTKIQIMKLIINFTENPAMTRELVSCKVPSELISLFNKEWDREILLNILTLFENINDNIKNEGLASSRKEFSRSSLFFLFKESGVCVKKIKALANHSDLVVKVKVLKVLTKL; encoded by the coding sequence ATGGGCCGAACTCGGGAAGCTGGCTGCGTGGCTGCTGGTGTGGTGATCGGGGCTGGAGCCTGCTACTGTGTATACAGGCTGACCTGGGGAAGAGATGAGAACGAGATCATCTGGAACGAGGACGACGATGAGGAGGAGGAATCTCGCGATATTTCAGAGACTGGGAAAGGAGCTAAGGCTAATGCTGGGGCGGGGGCTGGAGCCAGACTTCAGGGTGACGCAAAGGCCAAGGCTGAGGTAGCTGTGGAACTCAAGAGTGGACCTGATGTAAAGGCAGAGGCCCACTCAAAGGCCGAGAGTGGAGGTGGCCTAGAGGCCAAGGCCAAGGCTCTTTTCAGCACCCTGAAGGAACAGGCAAGTGCAAAGGCAGGTAAAGCTGCCAAGTTGGGTACCATCTTTGGGACCAGGGCTCTCGCACCTGGTTTTCCCTGCCTAGGAGTCAGGGGTGGAGGCTGCCACCCTGTGAGGAGTGGAGCCAGGGCTGGGAGCAAGGATAGTGGCAAGTCCAAGGGAAGGACCAGAAGTAAGAGCACCAGGACTCCAGCTTTGTTATGGCCCGTTCGAAAGGGCAAGTTTAACTTTCCCTATAAAATTGATGATATTCTGGGTGCTACTGACCTTCAAAAGGTCCTTAACATCTTAGAAAGATCTAACGATCCTTTTATTCAAGAAGTAGCCTTGGTCACTCTGGGTAACAATGCAGCATATTCATTTAACCAAAATGCCATTCGTGAATTGGGTGGTCTCCCAATTATTGCAAAACTGATAAAAACGAAAGATCCCATTATTAGGGAAAAGGCATACAATGCCCTTAATAACTTGAGTGTGAATTCAGAAAATCAGGGCAAGATTAAGATATACATCAGTCAAGTGTGTGATGACACCATGCTCTGTCGTTTGGACTCAGCCGTGCAGATGGCTGGTCTAAGACTGTTAACCAACATGACTGTGACTAATCATTACCAGCATTTgctttcctattcttttccagaCTTTTTTGCTTTGTTATTCCTGGGAAATTACTTCACCAAGATTCAGATTATGAAACTAATCATAAACTTTACTGAAAATCCGGCCATGACAAGAGAACTGGTGAGTTGCAAAGTGCCGTCAGAATTGATTTCCCTCTTTAATAAAGAATGGGACAGGGAGATTCTTCTGAATATCCTTACCCTATTCGAGAATATAAATGACAACATAAAAAATGAAGGGCTTGCCTCATCCAGGAAAGAATTCAGCAGAAgttcactttttttcttattcaaagAATCTGGAGTGTGTGTCAAGAAAATCAAAGCGTTAGCAAATCACAGTGATCTGGTCGTGAAAGTAAAAGTCCTGAAGGTATTGACCAAACTCTAA